The Methanothrix soehngenii GP6 genome has a window encoding:
- a CDS encoding NifB/NifX family molybdenum-iron cluster-binding protein: protein MKVSVTAGASGLDAPMDPRFGRCPFFVIVDTESMSEISIANSNVNATSGAGIQAAQEIARQGAAALITGNVGPNAMQTLSAANIDVYQYQGAGSVRDVVEKFKRGELQKIAGASVPAHAGMGPGGQGGQGMGRGGGAGRGGGQGMGRGGGRGAGRGGQF, encoded by the coding sequence ATGAAGGTAAGTGTTACTGCAGGAGCATCGGGCCTTGATGCTCCCATGGATCCCAGGTTTGGGCGTTGTCCCTTTTTTGTGATAGTAGATACAGAAAGCATGAGCGAGATATCCATTGCTAACTCTAATGTCAATGCAACCAGCGGCGCTGGCATACAGGCTGCCCAGGAGATAGCCAGGCAGGGAGCAGCAGCTCTTATCACCGGAAACGTCGGCCCCAATGCCATGCAGACCCTCTCCGCAGCCAATATCGATGTTTATCAGTATCAGGGAGCAGGTAGCGTCAGAGACGTGGTGGAGAAGTTCAAGCGTGGCGAGCTTCAAAAGATCGCTGGTGCATCCGTACCCGCTCATGCCGGCATGGGCCCGGGTGGTCAGGGCGGTCAGGGCATGGGGCGAGGTGGCGGCGCTGGAAGGGGCGGCGGCCAGGGCATGGGACGAGGCGGTGGCCGGGGAGCTGGCAGAGGAGGGCAGTTTTAA
- a CDS encoding class I SAM-dependent methyltransferase, with product MDSIEVFEENAAEYDEWYDENPAAYISEIQALRSLIPSSGTGLEVGAGTGRFAAPLGIKIGVEPAQAMAKRARARGIEVIYALAEALPFRDESFDFVLMVTTVCFLDDPLLACQEAKRTLVPGGSLIIGMIDRDSPAGRDYDRKKTTSKFYKFARFRSADEVMSWLKDLDFYDILTRQTIFKNSKTGAVDAEPFTEGHGRGAFLALSARKRDRPQK from the coding sequence ATGGATAGCATAGAGGTCTTTGAAGAAAATGCGGCAGAGTATGATGAATGGTATGATGAGAACCCAGCCGCCTACATTTCCGAGATCCAGGCCTTGAGATCGCTCATCCCATCTTCTGGAACCGGCTTGGAGGTTGGGGCGGGAACAGGCAGATTCGCCGCTCCTCTGGGCATCAAGATCGGTGTGGAGCCCGCGCAGGCGATGGCGAAGAGGGCAAGAGCAAGGGGGATCGAGGTCATCTATGCGCTGGCAGAAGCGCTTCCTTTTCGGGATGAGTCCTTCGATTTCGTCTTGATGGTGACCACCGTATGCTTTCTTGATGATCCCCTCCTTGCCTGTCAGGAGGCGAAGAGGACTCTTGTGCCCGGCGGCAGTCTCATAATAGGGATGATCGACCGGGATAGCCCGGCGGGAAGGGATTATGATAGAAAGAAAACCACCAGCAAATTCTACAAATTCGCCCGATTTCGTTCTGCCGATGAGGTCATGAGCTGGCTGAAGGATCTCGATTTCTATGATATTCTAACCCGTCAGACCATATTTAAAAATTCAAAGACGGGTGCAGTTGACGCAGAGCCGTTTACAGAGGGGCATGGCAGAGGGGCCTTCCTGGCCCTCTCCGCCCGGAAGAGGGACAGGCCTCAGAAGTGA
- a CDS encoding class I SAM-dependent methyltransferase, whose translation MTDLDYLSLASAMHRLTEPAVSSAISLLPLVPGSRGLDVACGNGDHSLWLARAAKPDGCVFGIDICKEGLVRAIESAKSAGLKGELAFLQGDVCSIPFPDHIFDWVWCADCLWPGPRSQGFLGMNPLPALEELVRVTRPGGTVALLFWSSQKLLPGHPLLEARLNATLVACYPFQEGWDPRAHILSAPLWMNEAGLMDIRGRTFVADIQGPLSDQAQDDLQLCFQMLWGRAAEELPEKERENFRVLCSNCSADFIAANQYYYGFITYTIFTGRVAAGSLIIAN comes from the coding sequence ATGACGGATCTGGACTATCTGAGCCTAGCCTCGGCCATGCACCGCCTGACCGAGCCGGCGGTAAGTTCTGCCATATCTCTTCTCCCGCTGGTCCCTGGCAGCCGGGGGCTTGATGTCGCTTGTGGAAATGGAGATCACAGCCTGTGGCTCGCCAGGGCGGCAAAGCCAGATGGATGTGTATTTGGCATTGACATCTGCAAGGAGGGCTTGGTCAGGGCAATTGAATCCGCGAAGAGTGCAGGGCTGAAGGGCGAGCTGGCTTTCCTGCAGGGAGATGTGTGCTCCATACCCTTCCCCGATCATATCTTCGACTGGGTCTGGTGCGCCGACTGCCTGTGGCCCGGCCCCAGGTCGCAGGGATTCCTGGGAATGAATCCTTTACCCGCCCTGGAGGAGTTGGTGCGGGTGACAAGGCCCGGGGGAACAGTTGCCCTCCTCTTCTGGTCATCTCAAAAGCTCCTTCCTGGCCACCCTTTGCTGGAGGCCAGGCTTAATGCCACCCTTGTGGCATGCTATCCCTTCCAGGAGGGCTGGGACCCGAGAGCTCATATCCTCTCTGCCCCCCTCTGGATGAATGAGGCGGGATTAATGGATATCAGAGGCCGGACGTTCGTGGCCGATATTCAGGGGCCCCTAAGCGATCAGGCCCAGGATGATCTACAGCTGTGCTTTCAGATGCTATGGGGAAGGGCGGCGGAGGAGCTGCCTGAAAAGGAAAGAGAGAACTTTCGGGTTTTATGCTCGAATTGCTCAGCTGATTTCATCGCCGCTAACCAATACTACTATGGTTTTATCACCTACACCATATTCACAGGGCGGGTGGCGGCGGGCAGTTTGATTATTGCAAATTGA
- a CDS encoding P-loop NTPase, giving the protein MKLSIASGKGGTGKTLVSTSLAASLYSLGDGRIAIADCDVEEPNSHLFFPDRTLLEKESCQVAVPVIDEELCTHCGKCSEVCAYHALAVLPGTVLIFPELCHGCGACSIICPEKAISEGSRSIGEIFHARSGGMDIVWGELALGEARTTPLIKAVKQRAQGDTVIVDCPPGTSCSMVESVRGSDFCLLVTEPTPFGLYDLDIALKVLDKMKIPQAVLVNKSGVGDRKLYHYLEEKKIPLLMEIPLDRKIAEIYSQGEIFVLRMPEWKERFVELANRIEEMIACCRSL; this is encoded by the coding sequence TTGAAGCTATCCATAGCTAGCGGCAAGGGCGGCACTGGCAAGACTCTGGTCTCCACCTCGCTTGCTGCCTCTCTTTATTCCCTGGGTGATGGGCGGATTGCAATCGCAGATTGTGATGTTGAAGAGCCCAATTCTCACCTTTTCTTTCCGGACAGAACCCTTCTGGAGAAAGAGAGCTGCCAGGTTGCTGTGCCGGTGATAGATGAGGAGTTGTGCACCCATTGCGGCAAATGCAGTGAAGTCTGCGCTTATCATGCTCTGGCCGTGCTCCCTGGGACGGTGCTGATCTTTCCCGAGCTCTGCCACGGTTGTGGGGCCTGTAGCATCATCTGCCCGGAGAAGGCCATAAGCGAAGGCTCTCGATCGATAGGGGAGATATTTCACGCCCGTTCCGGTGGCATGGATATCGTCTGGGGAGAGCTGGCCCTTGGCGAGGCCAGGACCACTCCTCTCATCAAAGCAGTAAAACAGAGGGCCCAGGGCGATACGGTGATCGTCGATTGCCCGCCCGGCACCTCTTGTTCTATGGTGGAGTCGGTGCGAGGGAGCGACTTCTGCCTGCTGGTCACCGAGCCCACTCCCTTTGGCCTGTACGACCTGGACATCGCCTTGAAGGTGCTGGACAAGATGAAAATCCCCCAGGCGGTTCTGGTCAACAAGAGCGGCGTGGGTGACCGGAAGCTCTATCACTACCTGGAGGAGAAGAAGATACCCCTTTTAATGGAGATTCCCCTGGACCGAAAGATAGCTGAGATCTACTCCCAGGGAGAGATATTCGTCCTGCGTATGCCAGAGTGGAAGGAGAGGTTTGTTGAATTGGCAAATAGGATTGAGGAGATGATAGCATGTTGCAGGTCGCTATAG
- a CDS encoding cation diffusion facilitator family transporter, which translates to MASGQASREIDPVQAPSVLRVALYSLLFNLALVAAKLTLSALSGSLALRADAIHSTVDVMASLALILGVKISERKSESFPLGLYKVENLASIAISFLLFLTAYEIVLEAVRGEALPINYQGWVLYAVAAIIPLPYLFGSFQIKVGERTGSPSLIADGVQHKADVLTSSLVFLALIAQSISLPLDRIAAVIIALVIVKEGWGILVDGMRVLLDASVDAQTLKRIRALILEAPEVVSIKELVARNSGRYLFVQADLILRLVDLKRAHLASERIESRIKRELPQVDRVQIHYEPIVESRRRYAAPLADMGGRLSRHFGESSYFALVEMDFEEMKLVRQEIIANPHKDLSKGKGLKVAQFLLGFKPDVVFSIEGLEGKGPGYAFAEAGVETVQTDAETLEELMADLLEAERNRTNL; encoded by the coding sequence ATGGCATCTGGGCAAGCTAGCCGCGAAATAGATCCCGTCCAGGCCCCTTCCGTGCTGAGAGTAGCCCTCTACTCTCTGCTCTTCAACCTGGCCCTGGTGGCGGCCAAGCTCACTCTCTCCGCCCTATCCGGGAGCCTGGCCTTGCGAGCGGATGCCATTCACTCCACGGTGGATGTTATGGCCTCGCTGGCCCTGATCCTGGGGGTGAAGATCTCCGAGAGGAAGAGCGAAAGTTTTCCTCTGGGGCTTTATAAGGTGGAGAACCTGGCATCCATCGCCATATCCTTCTTGCTGTTTCTTACCGCTTATGAGATCGTCCTGGAGGCGGTGCGAGGGGAAGCTCTGCCCATCAATTATCAGGGATGGGTGCTCTATGCCGTGGCAGCGATAATTCCTCTTCCCTATCTATTCGGCAGCTTCCAGATCAAAGTTGGAGAGAGGACCGGATCGCCCAGCCTGATTGCCGATGGGGTGCAGCATAAGGCCGATGTCCTCACCTCCTCCCTGGTCTTCCTCGCTCTGATCGCTCAGAGCATCTCTCTTCCTTTGGACAGGATTGCGGCGGTGATAATCGCATTGGTGATCGTCAAGGAGGGTTGGGGAATTCTGGTCGACGGCATGCGGGTCCTGCTGGATGCCTCAGTGGACGCACAGACTCTGAAGAGGATCCGGGCCCTGATTCTGGAGGCTCCTGAGGTTGTATCCATCAAAGAGCTGGTGGCCAGGAACTCCGGACGTTATCTCTTTGTCCAGGCCGATCTAATCCTAAGGCTGGTCGATCTGAAGAGGGCCCACCTGGCCAGCGAGAGGATCGAGTCAAGGATTAAAAGAGAGCTACCGCAGGTGGATCGGGTGCAGATTCATTATGAGCCCATTGTAGAGAGCCGGCGCAGATACGCGGCTCCTCTGGCAGATATGGGTGGAAGGCTGAGCAGGCATTTTGGTGAATCCAGTTATTTCGCCCTAGTAGAGATGGATTTTGAGGAGATGAAACTTGTCCGGCAGGAGATCATAGCCAATCCCCATAAGGATCTGAGCAAGGGCAAGGGCCTGAAGGTGGCCCAGTTCCTTCTAGGCTTCAAGCCAGATGTCGTCTTCTCTATAGAGGGCCTGGAGGGCAAAGGACCTGGCTATGCCTTTGCGGAAGCGGGTGTAGAGACGGTGCAGACGGATGCCGAAACCCTGGAGGAGCTGATGGCAGATCTATTGGAGGCGGAAAGGAATCGTACAAATCTTTAA
- a CDS encoding ATP-binding protein — MLQVAIVSGKGGTGKTSIIASLAALARGKAVFADCDVDAPDLHLILQPEILERREFYGIKRAFIDKEKCIQCGICQDSCRFGAIADFEVETPLCEGCGVCQLVCPEDAVDMRDVQAGEAYISQTRFGPMVHAELYPGEEASGKLVAMVREMARDLAAEKNLDLILIDGSPGIGCPVIASLTGVDLALVVTEPTVTGEHDLVRLLDVADHFGIKTTVCINKYDLNPEAARKIEELCGKRGVKIAGRLPYHTSVIEAMVKAQAVVEIGGPVAEAIEDMYKGLEGQL; from the coding sequence ATGTTGCAGGTCGCTATAGTGAGCGGAAAAGGGGGAACCGGCAAGACCTCGATCATCGCCTCACTGGCAGCTCTCGCCCGAGGAAAAGCAGTCTTTGCCGATTGCGATGTGGACGCACCCGACCTGCACCTCATCCTCCAGCCCGAGATCCTGGAAAGGCGGGAGTTCTATGGCATCAAGAGGGCATTCATAGATAAAGAAAAGTGCATTCAATGCGGGATCTGCCAGGATTCCTGCAGGTTTGGTGCTATCGCTGATTTTGAGGTTGAAACTCCCCTCTGCGAGGGCTGTGGGGTATGCCAGCTGGTCTGTCCTGAGGATGCGGTCGATATGAGAGACGTCCAGGCCGGGGAGGCTTACATTTCCCAGACCAGATTCGGTCCCATGGTCCATGCCGAGCTGTATCCAGGTGAGGAGGCATCGGGAAAGCTGGTGGCCATGGTCAGGGAGATGGCTCGCGACCTGGCGGCAGAGAAGAATCTTGATCTAATCCTCATAGATGGCTCTCCGGGCATAGGCTGTCCGGTGATCGCATCATTGACCGGAGTCGACCTGGCGCTGGTGGTGACGGAGCCCACAGTCACTGGAGAGCACGATCTGGTGAGGCTCTTGGATGTGGCCGACCACTTCGGCATAAAGACGACCGTCTGCATCAACAAGTATGACCTCAACCCTGAGGCGGCAAGAAAGATCGAGGAGCTGTGCGGTAAGAGAGGGGTGAAGATCGCGGGAAGGCTGCCCTATCATACCTCGGTCATCGAGGCAATGGTCAAGGCGCAGGCGGTGGTGGAGATCGGAGGACCGGTGGCTGAGGCTATAGAAGATATGTACAAGGGCCTGGAGGGGCAGCTTTAG
- a CDS encoding DUF2202 domain-containing protein yields MKRIFLCSLFLLLLAASNWANASDQNLLIPDDEISNGEINESALVLALAGEPSGELTQAEVDGLLFMIEEEKLAGDVYSALDEMWDMRVFENIGRAELTHQAAVKRLLDRYSLPDPRMGEGEFANETLQDLYNDLLAKGSTSVSDALMAGAAIEEIDILDLEEYMAQTDKEDILLVYANLLRGSENHLRAFVNNLERQRVEYTPQYLSEEEYRSIMEA; encoded by the coding sequence ATGAAACGGATATTCCTGTGCAGCCTATTTCTGCTGCTCCTGGCAGCCTCGAATTGGGCAAATGCGTCCGATCAGAATCTTTTGATTCCTGATGATGAGATATCGAACGGTGAGATAAATGAGAGTGCTTTGGTGCTGGCCCTGGCTGGAGAGCCATCCGGAGAGCTTACCCAGGCAGAGGTCGATGGCCTTCTATTTATGATTGAGGAGGAGAAGCTGGCGGGCGACGTCTATTCGGCACTGGATGAAATGTGGGATATGCGCGTCTTCGAGAACATCGGAAGGGCAGAGCTAACTCATCAGGCGGCGGTAAAAAGGCTTCTTGATAGGTATTCCCTGCCTGATCCCAGGATGGGAGAGGGCGAGTTTGCCAATGAAACCCTGCAGGATCTCTACAATGATCTATTGGCCAAGGGAAGCACTTCGGTCAGTGACGCCCTCATGGCGGGAGCGGCCATAGAGGAGATAGATATCCTCGATTTGGAGGAATATATGGCGCAAACGGATAAAGAGGACATACTTCTCGTGTATGCCAATTTATTGCGCGGATCGGAGAACCATCTCCGGGCATTTGTCAATAACCTGGAAAGGCAGAGGGTCGAGTACACTCCTCAGTACCTATCGGAGGAGGAGTACCGCAGCATAATGGAAGCCTGA
- a CDS encoding NifB/NifX family molybdenum-iron cluster-binding protein, giving the protein MKICVPTMGNSGLDEAICQHFGRAPTFTVVDLNDNEICVLPNVSEHMGGTGLPTETIFAEGVQVLIVGGLGPKAVMAFSEAGIDVFVGATGTVKDAIDDWREDVLSRASPDNACQDHKH; this is encoded by the coding sequence ATGAAGATCTGCGTCCCCACCATGGGCAATTCCGGCCTGGATGAGGCCATCTGCCAGCACTTCGGACGGGCTCCCACCTTCACCGTGGTGGACCTGAATGACAATGAGATCTGCGTACTGCCCAATGTATCGGAGCACATGGGTGGGACGGGCCTGCCCACAGAGACCATATTTGCCGAGGGCGTGCAGGTGCTGATTGTAGGCGGCCTGGGTCCTAAGGCGGTCATGGCCTTCAGCGAGGCGGGCATAGACGTGTTCGTAGGTGCTACAGGCACAGTCAAGGATGCCATCGATGACTGGAGAGAGGATGTGCTGAGCCGAGCCAGCCCTGATAACGCCTGTCAGGATCATAAGCATTAG
- the zupT gene encoding zinc transporter ZupT has translation MEGNILIALALSLFAGLATGIGSLISYFIPRPDMRYLSLSLGFAAGVMVYVGFVDLFCSSRIVLGFGYANLFFLMGLVLIYLLDHLIPHIHMDGQVDSQCDRLYRSGIMTTIGIAIHNLPEGMTVALVSLADLRLGVPVAIAIAIHNIPEGLACSIPLYCATSDRRKSCLISFAAGMTEPLGAVLAILILYPFLNDWLLAAATSMVAGIMVFLSFDELIPIANRYGGEHTTNIGLIAGFLVMMAGLVLMESL, from the coding sequence GTGGAAGGTAATATCCTCATCGCCCTGGCTCTGAGCCTCTTTGCCGGCCTGGCCACGGGAATAGGAAGTCTGATCTCTTATTTCATTCCCCGGCCAGACATGCGCTATCTCTCGCTGAGCCTGGGCTTTGCTGCCGGAGTGATGGTCTACGTGGGATTTGTGGACCTCTTCTGCAGCTCCAGGATCGTCCTGGGCTTCGGCTATGCCAATCTCTTCTTTCTGATGGGTTTGGTGCTGATCTATCTGCTCGACCACCTCATTCCCCATATTCACATGGATGGCCAGGTGGACTCCCAATGCGACAGGCTCTACCGGAGCGGGATCATGACCACCATCGGCATCGCCATCCATAACCTGCCTGAGGGAATGACTGTGGCCCTGGTCTCCCTGGCCGACCTGCGGCTGGGCGTGCCTGTGGCCATTGCCATAGCCATCCATAACATCCCTGAGGGCCTGGCCTGCAGCATTCCCCTTTACTGCGCCACATCCGACCGGAGGAAATCCTGTCTGATCTCCTTTGCTGCGGGAATGACTGAGCCCCTGGGAGCGGTTCTGGCCATCCTGATCCTCTATCCATTCCTAAACGACTGGCTACTGGCTGCCGCCACCTCAATGGTCGCGGGAATCATGGTATTCCTCAGCTTTGACGAGCTCATTCCCATAGCCAACCGATATGGTGGCGAGCATACCACAAACATAGGCCTTATCGCCGGGTTTTTGGTGATGATGGCGGGATTGGTCTTGATGGAATCACTATAA